A region from the Enterobacter roggenkampii genome encodes:
- the epd gene encoding erythrose-4-phosphate dehydrogenase, protein MTVRVAINGFGRIGRNVVRALYESGRRAEMTVVAINELADAAGMAHLLKYDTSHGRFAWDVRQERDQLFVGDDAIRVLHENSISGLPWRELGVDVVLDCTGVYGNREHGEAHLSAGAKKVLFSHPGSNDLDATVVFGVNQHELQAEHRIVSNASCTTNCIIPVIKLLDDAYGIESGTVTTIHSAMHDQQVIDAYHPDLRRTRAASQSIIPVDTKLAAGITRIFPQFNDRFEAIAVRVPTINVTAIDLSVTVKKPVKACEVNLLLQKAAQGAFHGIVDYTELPLVSVDFNHDPHSAIVDGTQTRVSGAHLIKTLVWCDNEWGFANRMLDTTLAMAAQGFR, encoded by the coding sequence ATGACCGTACGCGTAGCGATTAACGGCTTCGGTCGCATCGGGCGTAATGTGGTTCGTGCTTTGTATGAATCCGGACGTCGGGCGGAAATGACCGTGGTGGCAATCAATGAACTGGCGGATGCTGCGGGCATGGCGCATTTGTTGAAGTATGACACCAGCCACGGACGCTTTGCCTGGGATGTACGCCAGGAAAGAGATCAGCTTTTTGTGGGTGATGACGCTATTCGTGTGCTGCATGAGAACAGCATCTCCGGGCTACCCTGGCGTGAACTGGGTGTGGATGTCGTGCTTGACTGTACCGGTGTGTATGGCAATCGCGAACATGGCGAAGCGCATCTCTCTGCAGGTGCGAAAAAAGTCCTGTTTTCTCATCCCGGCAGTAACGACCTCGACGCGACCGTCGTGTTTGGCGTCAACCAGCATGAGCTGCAAGCCGAACATCGCATTGTTTCCAACGCCTCCTGTACCACCAACTGCATTATTCCGGTCATCAAACTGTTAGACGATGCGTATGGCATTGAGTCCGGCACCGTGACCACGATTCACTCCGCCATGCACGATCAACAGGTCATTGACGCTTACCACCCGGATTTACGGCGCACGCGTGCAGCGAGCCAGTCAATCATTCCGGTGGATACAAAGCTGGCTGCTGGGATTACCCGAATTTTTCCGCAGTTCAACGATCGTTTTGAGGCGATTGCCGTGCGCGTCCCGACGATCAACGTCACCGCGATCGACCTTAGCGTGACGGTGAAAAAACCGGTAAAAGCCTGTGAAGTCAACCTGTTGCTGCAAAAAGCGGCACAGGGGGCATTTCATGGTATAGTTGACTATACGGAATTACCGTTGGTCTCAGTAGATTTTAACCACGACCCGCACAGCGCCATCGTCGATGGCACGCAAACGAGGGTCAGTGGCGCACACCTTATCAAGACGCTGGTCTGGTGTGATAACGAATGGGGCTTTGCTAACCGAATGCTCGACACCACGTTAGCAATGGCTGCTCAAGGTTTCAGGTAA
- a CDS encoding M48 family metallopeptidase, with translation MKMRAIVLALGTTLLLSGCQNMDSNGLMTSGAEAFHAYSLSDAQVKALSDQACKDMDGKATLAPSDSTYTQRLNKIASALGDNINGQPVNYKVYMAKDVNAFAMANGCIRVYSGLMDMMTDNEVEAVIGHEMGHVALGHVKKGMQVALGTNAIRAAAASAGGIVGSLSQSQLGDVGEKLVNSQFSQRQESEADDYSYDLLRKRGINPSGLATSFEKLAKLEAGRQSSMFDDHPASEERAQHIRDRMAADGIK, from the coding sequence ATGAAAATGCGTGCAATAGTGCTGGCCCTGGGTACAACGCTCCTGCTGAGCGGCTGTCAGAATATGGACTCTAACGGTCTGATGACGTCAGGCGCAGAGGCCTTTCATGCCTATTCCCTGAGCGATGCGCAGGTAAAAGCGCTGAGCGACCAGGCCTGTAAAGATATGGACGGAAAAGCCACCCTTGCGCCGTCTGATAGTACCTACACGCAGCGTCTGAATAAGATTGCTTCCGCGCTGGGCGATAACATCAATGGCCAGCCGGTGAACTACAAGGTGTACATGGCGAAAGACGTCAACGCCTTCGCGATGGCAAACGGCTGTATCCGCGTTTACAGCGGGCTGATGGACATGATGACCGACAACGAAGTGGAAGCGGTTATCGGCCATGAAATGGGCCACGTTGCCCTGGGCCACGTGAAGAAAGGGATGCAGGTAGCCCTGGGCACCAATGCCATCCGCGCAGCGGCAGCCTCAGCGGGCGGTATCGTTGGCAGCCTGTCGCAGTCACAGCTGGGCGACGTAGGTGAAAAGCTGGTGAACTCTCAGTTCTCCCAGCGTCAGGAGTCCGAAGCGGATGACTACTCCTACGATCTGTTGCGCAAACGCGGCATTAATCCATCCGGTTTAGCCACCAGCTTCGAAAAACTGGCCAAGCTGGAAGCGGGACGTCAAAGCTCCATGTTTGACGATCACCCTGCCTCAGAAGAACGCGCACAGCATATTCGCGACCGTATGGCCGCAGACGGAATTAAATAA
- the pgk gene encoding phosphoglycerate kinase, with translation MSVIKMTDLDLAGKRVFIRADLNVPVKDGKVTSDARIRASLPTIELALKQGAKVMVTSHLGRPTEGEYNEEFSLLPVVNYLKDKLSNPVRLVKDYLDGVDVAAGELVVLENVRFNKGEKKDDETLSKKYAALCDVFVMDAFGTAHRAQASTHGIGKFADVACAGPLLADELEALGKALKEPARPMVAIVGGSKVSTKLTVLDSLSKIADQLIVGGGIANTFVAAQGHNVGKSLYEADLVDEAKRLLGTCDIPVPTDVRVATEFSETATATLKSVNDIKDEEQILDLGDVSAQKLAEILKNAKTILWNGPVGVFEFPNFRKGTEIVANAIADSEAFSIAGGGDTLAAIDLFGIADKISYISTGGGAFLEFVEGKVLPAVAMLEERAKK, from the coding sequence ATGTCTGTAATTAAGATGACCGATCTGGATCTGGCTGGTAAACGCGTTTTCATCCGTGCCGATCTGAACGTACCGGTTAAAGATGGCAAAGTGACCAGCGACGCGCGTATCCGTGCATCTCTGCCAACCATCGAACTGGCTCTGAAGCAGGGCGCGAAAGTGATGGTCACCTCCCACCTGGGTCGTCCAACTGAAGGCGAGTACAACGAAGAGTTCTCTCTGCTGCCAGTGGTTAATTACCTGAAAGACAAACTGTCCAACCCGGTTCGCCTGGTGAAAGATTACCTGGACGGCGTTGACGTTGCAGCCGGTGAACTGGTTGTGCTGGAAAACGTTCGCTTCAACAAAGGCGAGAAGAAAGACGACGAAACCCTGTCCAAAAAATACGCTGCACTGTGCGACGTATTCGTGATGGATGCATTCGGTACGGCTCACCGTGCTCAGGCGTCTACCCATGGTATCGGTAAATTCGCAGACGTAGCGTGTGCCGGTCCTCTGCTGGCTGACGAACTGGAAGCGCTGGGTAAAGCACTGAAAGAGCCTGCTCGTCCGATGGTCGCTATCGTTGGTGGTTCTAAAGTTTCTACCAAACTGACCGTTCTGGATTCTCTGTCTAAAATCGCTGACCAGCTGATCGTTGGCGGTGGTATCGCGAACACCTTCGTTGCCGCTCAGGGCCACAACGTCGGTAAATCCCTGTACGAAGCAGACCTGGTTGACGAAGCCAAACGCCTGCTGGGTACCTGTGATATCCCGGTTCCAACTGACGTTCGCGTCGCGACCGAGTTCTCCGAAACCGCAACCGCGACCCTGAAATCTGTAAACGACATCAAAGACGAAGAGCAGATTCTGGACCTGGGCGACGTTTCTGCACAGAAACTGGCTGAAATCCTCAAAAACGCAAAAACTATCCTGTGGAACGGTCCTGTTGGCGTGTTCGAATTCCCGAACTTCCGCAAAGGGACTGAAATCGTGGCTAACGCAATCGCAGACAGCGAAGCGTTCTCTATCGCAGGCGGTGGTGACACCCTGGCAGCAATCGACCTGTTCGGTATCGCTGACAAGATCTCCTACATCTCCACTGGTGGCGGCGCATTCCTCGAATTCGTGGAAGGCAAAGTACTGCCAGCAGTAGCAATGCTCGAAGAGCGCGCTAAGAAGTAA
- the fbaA gene encoding class II fructose-bisphosphate aldolase yields MSKIFDFVKPGVITGDDVQKVFQVAKENNFALPAVNCVGTDSINAVLETAAKVKAPVIVQFSNGGAAFIAGKGVKTDIPQGAAILGAISGAHHVHQMAEHYGVPVILHTDHCAKKLLPWIDGLLDAGEKHFAATGKPLFSSHMIDLSEESLHENIEICSKYLARMAKMDMTLEIELGCTGGEEDGVDNSHMDASALYTQPEDVDYAYTELSKISPRFTIAASFGNVHGVYKPGNVVLTPTILRDSQEYVSKKHNLPHNSLNFVFHGGSGSSAQEIKDSVSYGVVKMNIDTDTQWATWDGILQYYKANEAYLQGQLGNPKGEDQPNKKYYDPRVWLRAAQTSMVTRLEQAFKELNAIDVL; encoded by the coding sequence ATGTCTAAAATTTTTGATTTCGTAAAACCTGGCGTTATCACTGGTGATGACGTACAGAAAGTGTTCCAGGTAGCTAAAGAAAACAACTTCGCTCTGCCAGCAGTTAACTGCGTGGGTACCGACTCCATCAACGCCGTACTGGAAACTGCTGCTAAAGTTAAAGCTCCAGTTATCGTTCAGTTCTCTAACGGCGGCGCTGCGTTCATCGCAGGTAAAGGCGTGAAAACTGACATTCCTCAGGGTGCTGCAATCTTGGGTGCTATCTCTGGTGCGCACCACGTACACCAGATGGCTGAGCACTACGGTGTTCCAGTTATCCTGCACACTGACCACTGCGCGAAGAAACTGCTGCCGTGGATCGACGGTCTGCTGGACGCGGGTGAAAAACACTTCGCGGCAACCGGTAAGCCACTGTTCTCTTCTCACATGATCGACCTGTCTGAAGAGTCACTGCACGAAAACATCGAAATCTGCTCCAAGTACCTGGCGCGCATGGCCAAAATGGACATGACCCTGGAAATCGAACTGGGTTGCACCGGCGGTGAAGAAGACGGCGTGGACAACAGCCACATGGACGCTTCTGCACTGTACACCCAGCCAGAAGACGTTGATTACGCTTACACCGAGCTGAGCAAAATCAGCCCACGCTTCACCATTGCAGCGTCCTTCGGTAACGTACACGGCGTTTACAAACCAGGTAACGTGGTTCTGACCCCAACCATCCTGCGTGATTCTCAGGAATACGTTTCCAAGAAACACAACCTGCCGCACAACAGCCTGAACTTCGTCTTCCACGGCGGTTCCGGTTCTTCTGCTCAGGAAATCAAAGACTCCGTAAGCTACGGCGTCGTGAAAATGAACATCGACACCGACACCCAGTGGGCAACCTGGGACGGTATCCTGCAGTACTACAAAGCGAACGAAGCTTACCTGCAGGGCCAGTTGGGCAACCCGAAAGGCGAAGACCAGCCGAACAAGAAATACTACGATCCACGCGTATGGCTGCGCGCAGCGCAGACGTCCATGGTGACCCGTCTGGAGCAGGCTTTCAAAGAACTGAACGCGATCGACGTTCTGTAA
- the tkt gene encoding transketolase, translated as MSSRKELANAIRALSMDAVQKAKSGHPGAPMGMADIAEVLWRDFLNHNPQNPSWADRDRFVLSNGHGSMLIYSLLHLTGYDLPIEELKNFRQLHSKTPGHPEVGYTAGVETTTGPLGQGIANAVGMAIAEKTLAAQFNRPGHDIVDHFTYAFMGDGCMMEGISHEVCSLAGTLKLGKLVAFYDDNGISIDGHVEGWFTDDTAARFEAYGWHVVRGVDGHDADSIKRAVEEARAVTDKPSLLMCKTIIGFGSPNKAGTHDSHGAPLGDAEIALTREALGWKYPAFEIPSEIYAQWDAKEVGQAKEAAWNEKFAAYAKAFPQEAAEFTRRMKGDMPSDFDAKANEFIAKLQANPSKIASRKASQNAIEAFGPLLPEFLGGSADLAPSNLTLWSGSKPINEDTAGNYIHYGVREFGMTAIANGISLHGGFLPYTSTFLMFVEYARNAVRMAALMKQRQVMVYTHDSIGLGEDGPTHQPVEQVASLRVTPNMSTWRPCDQVESAVAWKYGVERQDGPTALILSRQNLAQQERTPEQLANIARGGYVLKDCAGQPELIFIATGSEVELAVAAWEKLTAEGVKARVVSMPSTDAFDKQDAAYRESVLPKAVSARVAVEAGIADYWFKYVGLNGAIVGMTTFGESAPAELLFEEFGFTVENVVAKAKELL; from the coding sequence ATGTCCTCACGTAAAGAGCTTGCTAATGCTATTCGTGCGCTGAGCATGGACGCAGTACAGAAAGCCAAATCCGGCCACCCAGGGGCCCCTATGGGTATGGCTGATATCGCCGAAGTTCTGTGGCGCGATTTCCTGAACCACAACCCGCAGAACCCGTCATGGGCTGACCGCGACCGCTTCGTGCTGTCAAACGGCCACGGCTCTATGCTTATCTATAGCCTGCTGCACCTCACCGGCTACGATCTGCCTATCGAAGAGCTGAAAAACTTCCGCCAGCTGCACTCCAAAACTCCAGGTCACCCGGAAGTGGGCTACACCGCTGGCGTAGAAACCACCACCGGCCCGCTGGGTCAGGGTATTGCTAACGCTGTGGGTATGGCGATTGCTGAGAAGACCCTGGCGGCGCAGTTCAACCGTCCTGGCCACGACATCGTTGACCACTTCACTTACGCGTTCATGGGCGATGGCTGCATGATGGAAGGCATTTCTCACGAAGTGTGCTCCCTGGCAGGTACCCTGAAGCTGGGTAAACTGGTTGCGTTCTATGACGACAACGGTATCTCCATCGACGGTCACGTTGAGGGCTGGTTCACTGACGACACCGCTGCACGTTTCGAAGCCTACGGCTGGCACGTTGTGCGTGGCGTTGATGGCCACGATGCTGACTCGATTAAACGTGCAGTAGAAGAAGCGCGCGCTGTGACGGACAAACCGTCCCTGCTGATGTGCAAAACCATCATCGGCTTCGGTTCTCCGAACAAAGCGGGTACGCACGACTCCCACGGCGCGCCGCTGGGCGACGCGGAAATCGCACTGACCCGCGAAGCGCTGGGCTGGAAATACCCTGCATTCGAAATCCCATCTGAGATCTATGCTCAGTGGGATGCAAAAGAAGTAGGCCAGGCGAAAGAAGCGGCATGGAACGAGAAGTTCGCTGCTTACGCGAAAGCCTTCCCACAGGAAGCGGCTGAATTCACCCGTCGTATGAAAGGTGACATGCCGTCTGACTTCGACGCGAAAGCGAACGAATTCATCGCTAAGCTGCAGGCGAACCCGTCTAAAATCGCGAGCCGTAAAGCGTCTCAGAATGCCATTGAAGCGTTCGGTCCTCTGCTGCCTGAATTCCTCGGCGGCTCCGCTGACCTGGCGCCATCTAACCTGACCCTGTGGTCCGGTTCTAAGCCAATCAACGAAGACACTGCCGGTAACTACATCCATTACGGTGTACGTGAATTCGGTATGACTGCGATTGCCAACGGTATCTCCCTGCACGGTGGTTTCCTGCCGTACACCTCTACCTTCCTGATGTTCGTTGAATATGCGCGTAACGCCGTGCGTATGGCGGCGCTGATGAAACAGCGTCAGGTGATGGTCTATACCCACGACTCCATCGGTCTGGGCGAAGACGGCCCAACTCACCAGCCGGTAGAGCAGGTGGCTTCCCTGCGCGTGACCCCGAACATGAGCACATGGCGTCCATGTGACCAGGTGGAATCCGCGGTGGCGTGGAAATACGGCGTTGAGCGTCAGGACGGTCCTACCGCGCTGATCCTCTCCCGTCAGAACCTGGCGCAGCAGGAACGTACCCCAGAGCAGCTGGCGAACATCGCGCGCGGCGGTTATGTGCTGAAAGATTGCGCGGGCCAGCCAGAGCTGATCTTCATCGCTACCGGTTCTGAAGTTGAACTGGCCGTTGCTGCATGGGAAAAACTGACTGCCGAAGGCGTGAAGGCGCGCGTGGTTTCCATGCCGTCTACCGACGCGTTCGACAAGCAGGATGCTGCTTACCGTGAATCCGTACTGCCTAAAGCGGTTTCCGCGCGTGTGGCAGTGGAAGCGGGTATCGCTGACTACTGGTTCAAATATGTGGGCCTGAACGGCGCTATCGTCGGTATGACCACCTTCGGTGAATCTGCTCCGGCAGAACTGCTGTTCGAAGAGTTCGGCTTCACCGTTGAGAACGTTGTCGCGAAGGCGAAAGAACTGCTGTAA